One stretch of Fibrobacter sp. UBA4297 DNA includes these proteins:
- a CDS encoding ABC transporter substrate-binding protein, which translates to MIGLKSIARTALVLSATGALFGCGSSSQDELASGSLPRQETLYLSGQQNDAPGTFNPLAESWMTTWPVSGRFNLMYEPLLTYNSLTGEIESLLGSLVSKNNDSIVVDLNPAAKWSDGEKVTSRDVKFIYTMGSINTSEQISAIHVDTVKSEPAGAVERIAFLVNKKQRNNPLSVLDLLQAIRIVPAHVFEPLIEKLGSKDEVKKLPMDQNPVVSGPYALRSADPNKIILERRDDYWGNAALHNGQLPAPKYIVHPIYKNNEHNTIAMRSGNLDASQSYIPRINRKAGAGVHTWLNEPPYFLPGAMPMLIINTMKEPLNDKRFRRALATAIDYMALRKFAVSDYTDQIKPGLIMPTALEGKYISDEDLAKYGVKLTITDEKERVETVKQMLSEAGYKSVWNDDGTLDHMENAKGEKIPTMYITSPNGWTDWEAMVTIAVEGMRKAGIDIREGFVDGGSYWPAMGLGNFDLIMHKPVADVTPSLPWSRFNEIMASRDWQPLGAWAGVNIGRYNQPGTEGFRPEVDKLLNAIPLMKNADSIATAYRELNRIFMEDQPSIPLVYLPEQFYEFSDRVWTNWPTAENPYAPAQLPWVASGTKTLWNLKLAK; encoded by the coding sequence ATGATTGGATTGAAATCGATTGCTAGAACGGCCTTGGTGCTTTCGGCAACTGGCGCACTTTTTGGGTGCGGTAGCTCATCGCAAGACGAGCTTGCCAGCGGTTCCTTGCCGCGTCAGGAAACGCTCTATTTGTCTGGGCAGCAGAATGATGCTCCTGGTACGTTCAACCCCCTTGCAGAAAGCTGGATGACAACCTGGCCTGTGAGTGGTCGTTTCAACTTGATGTACGAACCGCTTCTCACCTACAACTCTTTGACGGGTGAAATCGAATCCCTCCTTGGCTCGCTCGTGAGCAAGAACAACGACTCTATCGTTGTCGACTTGAACCCGGCTGCAAAGTGGAGCGATGGTGAAAAGGTTACTTCCCGTGACGTGAAGTTCATCTACACGATGGGTTCCATCAACACTAGCGAACAGATTTCCGCAATCCACGTCGATACTGTTAAATCCGAACCGGCAGGTGCAGTGGAACGTATTGCCTTCCTCGTGAACAAGAAGCAGCGCAACAACCCGCTTTCTGTTCTTGACTTGTTGCAGGCTATCCGCATTGTCCCGGCTCACGTGTTTGAACCGCTTATCGAAAAGCTTGGCTCCAAGGACGAAGTGAAGAAACTCCCGATGGACCAGAATCCGGTTGTTTCCGGCCCGTACGCTCTCCGCAGTGCCGACCCGAACAAGATTATTCTTGAACGCCGTGACGACTACTGGGGCAATGCCGCTCTCCACAATGGTCAGCTCCCTGCTCCGAAGTATATCGTTCATCCGATTTACAAGAACAACGAACACAACACCATCGCTATGCGTAGCGGCAACCTCGACGCATCCCAGAGCTACATCCCGCGTATCAACCGCAAGGCTGGCGCTGGCGTACATACATGGCTCAATGAACCGCCGTATTTCTTGCCGGGTGCAATGCCGATGCTCATCATCAACACGATGAAGGAGCCGCTTAACGACAAGCGCTTCCGCCGTGCTCTTGCAACCGCTATCGACTACATGGCTCTCCGCAAGTTCGCTGTGTCCGACTACACGGACCAGATCAAGCCGGGCCTCATCATGCCGACCGCTCTCGAAGGCAAGTACATCAGCGATGAAGACCTTGCGAAGTATGGTGTCAAGCTCACCATTACCGACGAAAAGGAACGCGTCGAAACGGTGAAGCAGATGCTTTCCGAAGCTGGCTACAAGTCTGTCTGGAATGACGACGGTACGCTTGACCACATGGAAAACGCCAAGGGCGAAAAGATCCCGACGATGTACATCACGAGCCCGAACGGCTGGACCGACTGGGAAGCTATGGTGACCATCGCTGTCGAAGGTATGCGCAAGGCTGGTATCGATATTCGTGAAGGCTTCGTGGATGGCGGTTCTTACTGGCCGGCCATGGGTCTCGGTAACTTCGACCTCATCATGCACAAGCCTGTTGCTGACGTGACTCCGTCTCTTCCGTGGAGCCGCTTCAACGAAATCATGGCAAGCCGCGACTGGCAGCCGCTTGGCGCCTGGGCTGGCGTGAACATTGGCCGTTACAACCAGCCGGGCACCGAAGGTTTCCGTCCGGAAGTCGACAAGCTCCTCAATGCTATCCCGCTTATGAAGAATGCTGATTCTATCGCAACTGCTTACCGCGAATTGAACCGAATCTTCATGGAAGACCAGCCGTCCATTCCGCTGGTTTACTTGCCGGAACAGTTCTATGAATTCAGCGACCGCGTCTGGACGAACTGGCCGACTGCTGAAAACCCGTATGCTCCTGCTCAGCTTCCGTGGGTGGCCTCGGGTACCAAGACCCTTTGGAATTTGAAGCTCGCTAAATAA